A stretch of Castanea sativa cultivar Marrone di Chiusa Pesio chromosome 2, ASM4071231v1 DNA encodes these proteins:
- the LOC142625097 gene encoding uncharacterized protein LOC142625097, which yields MADTIAANTSTTESSSSSQDSYNPNDPLFLHPRENPGAVLTSQPLIGGENYSSWARSVRKSLIAKNKLGFIDGSLTMSSPLALGSSTPFHQGFKLVLSTEILILEIWTDLRDTFSQGNGTKLFNIQKQIAEIHQGEQSLTDYFTQLKVLWDQLQNLSPFP from the exons aTGGCTGACACAATAGCAGCTAACACTTCCACCACTGAATCTTCATCTTCTTCGCAAGATTCATACAATCCCAATGATCCTCTATTTTTGCATCCTAGAGAAAATCCAGGGGCTGTTCTTACTTCTCAACCATTAATTGGGGGAGAAAACTATTCTTCTTGGGCAAGATCAGTGAGGAAGTCTTTGATTGCCAAGAATAAGCTTGGATTTATTGATGGTTCTCTAACCATGTCTTCTCCATTG GCACTTGGATCATCAACTCCATTTCACCAAGGCTTCAAGCTAGTATTATCTACAGAGATATTGATCCTTGAGATTTGGACTGATCTTAGAGATACTTTTAGTCAAGGAAATGGCACTAAGTTGTTCAATATCCAGAAACAGATTGCTGAGATTCATCAGGGAGAGCAATCACTCACTGATTACTTCACTCAACTTAAGGTTTTGTGGGATCAGCTTCAAAATCTTAGCCCATTTCCTTAG